Proteins found in one Promicromonospora sukumoe genomic segment:
- a CDS encoding glycoside hydrolase family 15 protein, translated as MTRRIEDYGLVGDLQTAALVGRDGSIDWMCLPRFDSPACFAALLGDERHGSWRLGPTAGGECTSRRYRDGTLILETEWDLPEGRVRLIDLMPPRGDEADLVRIVEGISGSVRMTTELRLRFDYGNIVPWITQDGGALRAVAGPDSVRIDSVVPMSHEGVSDGSLLRAEFTVGPGDRVPFVLNYHASHLETQEPVEPYAALRDTEDFWHTWLEGCSYSGPWSDAVHRSLITLKALTYAPTGAIVAATTSLPEQLGGSRNWDYRYCWLRDAGLTLQALIGTGFIDEARQWRAWLLRAVAGDPADLQIMYGLDGRRRLPEYTLDWLPGFEGSAPVRIGNDAASQLQIDVWGETLDVLHQAREAGLEQDDDVWRLQRALLEHLEEHWDDLDNGLWEVRGPRRAFVHSRVMAWAGFDRVVRAVEKYGLVDEPVEHWREVRDRIHADVCANGFDPVRNTFTQFYGSQGLDAALLLIGQVGFLPWDDPRVVGTVEAVQRELGQEGLVRRYHNDADDKVDGLPGAEATFLVCNFWLVDALHGTGRVQEAVALFERLLTLCNDVGLLSEEYDVRTGQHLGNTPQAFSHLGLVNSALRLGQAAVVGSEEPEPEPQPRVSRQAIHSSAVDRS; from the coding sequence GTGACGCGCCGCATCGAGGACTACGGGTTGGTCGGGGATCTGCAGACGGCGGCCCTGGTCGGCCGCGACGGATCGATCGACTGGATGTGCCTGCCGCGGTTCGACTCGCCGGCGTGCTTCGCCGCGCTGCTCGGGGACGAGCGCCACGGGTCGTGGCGGCTGGGCCCGACGGCGGGCGGCGAGTGCACCAGCCGGCGCTACCGGGACGGCACGCTGATCCTGGAGACGGAGTGGGACCTGCCCGAGGGGCGGGTGCGGCTGATCGACCTGATGCCGCCGCGCGGCGACGAGGCCGACCTGGTCCGGATCGTCGAGGGCATCAGCGGCAGCGTGCGGATGACCACGGAGCTGCGGCTGCGGTTCGACTACGGGAACATCGTCCCCTGGATCACGCAGGACGGCGGCGCGCTGCGCGCCGTGGCGGGCCCGGACTCCGTGCGCATCGACTCGGTGGTCCCGATGTCGCACGAGGGGGTCAGCGACGGGTCGCTGCTGCGCGCCGAGTTCACGGTGGGGCCCGGCGACCGGGTGCCGTTCGTCCTGAACTACCACGCGTCCCACCTGGAGACCCAGGAGCCGGTCGAGCCGTACGCGGCGCTGCGCGACACCGAGGACTTCTGGCACACCTGGCTCGAGGGGTGCAGCTACTCGGGTCCGTGGTCCGACGCCGTGCACCGGTCCCTGATCACCCTGAAGGCGCTGACCTACGCCCCGACGGGCGCCATCGTGGCGGCGACGACGTCGCTGCCCGAGCAGCTCGGCGGCAGCCGCAACTGGGACTACCGGTACTGCTGGCTGCGCGACGCCGGGCTCACGCTGCAGGCCCTGATCGGCACGGGGTTCATCGACGAGGCCCGGCAGTGGCGGGCGTGGCTGCTGCGGGCCGTGGCCGGCGACCCCGCGGACCTGCAGATCATGTACGGGCTCGACGGGCGTCGTCGTCTGCCGGAGTACACGCTCGACTGGCTGCCCGGCTTCGAGGGCTCCGCACCCGTGCGGATCGGGAACGACGCCGCGAGCCAGCTCCAGATCGACGTGTGGGGCGAGACGCTGGACGTCCTGCACCAGGCGCGCGAGGCGGGGCTGGAGCAGGACGACGACGTCTGGCGGCTGCAGCGCGCCCTGCTGGAGCACCTCGAGGAGCACTGGGACGACCTCGACAACGGGCTCTGGGAGGTGCGCGGCCCGCGCCGCGCGTTCGTGCACTCGCGCGTCATGGCGTGGGCGGGCTTCGACCGGGTCGTGCGGGCGGTCGAGAAGTACGGCCTGGTGGACGAGCCCGTCGAGCACTGGCGCGAGGTGCGCGACCGGATCCACGCCGACGTGTGCGCCAACGGGTTCGACCCGGTGCGCAACACGTTCACGCAGTTCTACGGGTCCCAGGGCCTGGACGCGGCGCTGCTGCTCATCGGGCAGGTGGGTTTCCTGCCGTGGGACGACCCCCGCGTCGTCGGCACCGTCGAGGCCGTGCAGCGGGAGCTCGGCCAGGAGGGGCTCGTGCGGCGGTACCACAACGACGCCGACGACAAGGTGGACGGCCTGCCCGGGGCCGAGGCGACCTTCCTGGTGTGCAACTTCTGGCTGGTCGACGCGCTGCACGGCACCGGCCGCGTGCAGGAGGCCGTCGCCCTGTTCGAACGGCTGCTCACGCTGTGCAACGACGTCGGACTGCTCAGCGAGGAGTACGACGTGCGCACCGGACAGCACCTCGGCAACACGCCGCAGGCGTTCAGCCACCTCGGGCTGGTGAACAGCGCGCTGCGGCTGGGCCAGGCCGCCGTCGTCGGCTCCGAGGAACCGGAGCCCGAGCCTCAGCCGCGCGTGTCGCGCCAGGCGATCCACTCCTCGGCGGTCGACAGGTCGTAG
- a CDS encoding LLM class F420-dependent oxidoreductase: protein MTDRPIRIGVQLQPQHAEYSQLRDAVLRAEDAGVDVLFNWDHFFPLRGNPDGKHFECWTMLGAWAEQTERVEIGALVSGIGYRNPDLLADMARTVDHISGGRLILGLGAGWFEKDYDQFGYEFGTPGSRIASLADALPRIKSRLAAGNPAPTREIPILIGGGGVRKTLRIVAEHADIWHAFGDAQTLTSKSAILDEHGAAVGRDTATLVERSAEAKGTPAETGEALVEAGATLFTVGVTGPDYDLSTAEEWIAWRDTRG from the coding sequence ATGACAGACCGTCCGATCCGCATCGGTGTCCAGCTCCAGCCCCAGCACGCCGAGTACTCCCAGCTCCGCGACGCGGTGCTCCGCGCCGAGGACGCCGGCGTCGATGTTCTCTTTAATTGGGACCATTTCTTCCCGCTGCGGGGCAACCCCGACGGCAAGCACTTCGAGTGCTGGACCATGCTCGGCGCGTGGGCCGAGCAGACCGAGCGTGTGGAGATCGGCGCGCTCGTGAGCGGCATCGGCTACCGCAACCCGGACCTGCTCGCGGACATGGCCCGCACGGTCGACCACATCTCGGGCGGGCGGCTGATCCTGGGCCTGGGGGCGGGCTGGTTCGAGAAGGACTACGACCAGTTCGGCTACGAGTTCGGAACGCCGGGCTCCCGCATCGCGAGCCTGGCCGACGCCCTGCCGCGTATCAAGTCCCGGCTCGCGGCCGGCAATCCCGCGCCCACGCGGGAGATCCCGATCCTGATCGGGGGCGGCGGCGTGCGCAAGACGCTGCGGATCGTGGCCGAGCACGCCGACATCTGGCACGCGTTCGGCGACGCGCAGACCCTGACGAGCAAGTCGGCGATCCTCGACGAGCACGGCGCCGCCGTCGGGCGGGACACCGCCACGCTGGTCGAGCGGTCGGCCGAGGCCAAGGGCACGCCCGCCGAGACCGGCGAGGCGCTCGTCGAGGCCGGGGCGACCCTGTTCACCGTCGGGGTCACCGGGCCGGACTACGACCTGTCGACCGCCGAGGAGTGGATCGCCTGGCGCGACACGCGCGGCTGA
- a CDS encoding TenA family protein, with amino-acid sequence MTSSVVPVSASTSVEALADAAPPAGPAAVRTFTEEAWDRIAGWRDAVDHMPFVRALADGSLPAESFAFYLAQDAAYLREYSRVLARAAQLAPDPAAQGFLARSSVSALEVETALHRDWLGTHAGLAAGEIAAVEPSPVTAAYTGHLHAAASGSYAETVAALLPCYWLYAHVGSVLVDQARHRPGGLAGHPYAAWIGTYGDEGFQESTRQARRLADDAARWVSPEERARMLRAFEVSSVHEYLFFEQGSTCPTWPTPPVRAETRG; translated from the coding sequence GTGACTTCTTCTGTTGTCCCCGTCTCCGCCTCGACTTCCGTCGAGGCTTTGGCCGACGCCGCTCCACCGGCCGGCCCGGCCGCCGTCCGCACCTTCACCGAGGAGGCCTGGGACCGCATCGCAGGCTGGCGCGACGCCGTCGACCACATGCCGTTCGTCCGGGCGCTCGCGGACGGCTCGCTGCCCGCCGAGTCCTTCGCGTTCTACCTCGCCCAGGACGCCGCGTACCTGCGCGAGTACTCGCGTGTCCTGGCGCGCGCCGCCCAGCTCGCACCCGACCCGGCCGCGCAGGGCTTCCTCGCCCGGTCGTCCGTCTCGGCGCTGGAGGTCGAGACAGCGCTCCACCGGGACTGGCTGGGCACGCACGCAGGGCTGGCCGCGGGCGAGATCGCGGCCGTCGAGCCCTCGCCCGTGACCGCGGCCTACACCGGCCACCTGCACGCCGCGGCGTCGGGCAGCTACGCGGAGACGGTCGCCGCGCTGCTGCCCTGCTACTGGCTGTACGCGCACGTCGGGAGCGTGCTCGTGGACCAGGCCCGCCACCGCCCCGGCGGCCTGGCCGGCCACCCGTACGCGGCCTGGATCGGCACCTACGGCGACGAGGGCTTCCAGGAGTCCACCCGCCAGGCCCGCCGCCTGGCCGACGACGCCGCACGCTGGGTCTCCCCGGAGGAACGGGCCCGCATGCTGCGGGCGTTCGAGGTCTCCTCCGTGCACGAGTACCTCTTCTTCGAGCAGGGCAGCACCTGCCCCACCTGGCCGACGCCGCCCGTTCGGGCCGAGACTAGGGGGTGA
- a CDS encoding SRPBCC family protein, which translates to MPNYSTSAEIDATPEEVWAVLSDVEHMPDWTPSMRSVEIIDGPNPPDVGTQVRIEQPELPLAVWLMDEWDPPRHFAWITEAPGVTTQAEHLVEPLPDGRSKVTLAITQTGSLAWLVGGLVGKRTREYVDAELAGLEARVTQKG; encoded by the coding sequence ATGCCGAACTACAGCACCTCCGCCGAGATCGACGCGACCCCCGAGGAGGTCTGGGCGGTCCTGTCCGACGTCGAGCACATGCCCGACTGGACGCCGTCCATGCGGTCGGTCGAGATCATCGACGGGCCCAACCCGCCCGACGTCGGCACCCAGGTGCGGATCGAGCAGCCGGAGCTGCCGCTCGCGGTCTGGCTGATGGACGAGTGGGACCCGCCGCGGCACTTCGCGTGGATCACCGAGGCGCCCGGTGTGACCACGCAGGCGGAGCACCTGGTCGAGCCGCTGCCGGACGGCCGGTCCAAGGTGACGCTCGCGATCACCCAGACCGGCTCGCTGGCGTGGCTGGTCGGCGGCCTGGTGGGGAAGCGGACCCGGGAGTACGTCGACGCGGAGCTGGCCGGGCTGGAGGCCCGGGTGACGCAGAAGGGCTGA
- a CDS encoding methyltransferase domain-containing protein, producing the protein MADWNPGAYLQYTDERSRPFTELVARVPGSPATIVDLGCGPGHLTAVLRARWPQAQVTGVDASPAMIAQARAADPATEYVLADLATDTHTADLVISNAALQWVPGHRDLLTTLADRAAQTFAFQVPGNHDAPSHRLLREVAARAPYADAVGPVERRATADPAEYPELLARPGWAVDAWETTYTHVLHGPDPVLRWISATGAQPTLQALEAKDPALRAQFEEEFGAALREAYPEHAHGTPLAFRRVFAVATRA; encoded by the coding sequence ATGGCCGACTGGAACCCCGGCGCCTACCTGCAGTACACGGACGAGCGGTCCCGCCCGTTCACGGAGCTGGTCGCCCGCGTGCCCGGGTCGCCGGCCACGATCGTCGACCTGGGCTGCGGCCCGGGCCACCTCACCGCCGTGCTCCGCGCCCGCTGGCCGCAGGCGCAGGTCACCGGCGTGGACGCCTCCCCCGCGATGATCGCGCAGGCCCGCGCCGCCGACCCCGCCACGGAGTACGTGCTGGCCGACCTCGCCACCGACACGCACACCGCCGACCTCGTGATCAGCAACGCAGCGCTCCAGTGGGTCCCCGGGCACCGCGACCTGCTCACGACGCTCGCGGACCGCGCCGCGCAGACCTTCGCCTTCCAGGTGCCGGGCAACCACGACGCGCCCAGCCACCGGCTCCTGCGGGAGGTCGCCGCCCGTGCGCCGTACGCCGACGCCGTCGGGCCGGTGGAGCGGCGGGCCACCGCCGACCCCGCCGAGTACCCGGAGCTCCTGGCCCGGCCGGGCTGGGCCGTCGACGCCTGGGAGACCACGTACACGCACGTGCTGCACGGGCCGGACCCGGTGCTGCGCTGGATCTCCGCGACCGGCGCCCAGCCCACGCTCCAGGCGCTGGAGGCGAAGGACCCGGCCCTGCGCGCCCAGTTCGAGGAGGAGTTCGGGGCGGCGCTGCGCGAGGCGTACCCCGAGCACGCCCACGGCACGCCGCTGGCGTTCCGCCGGGTGTTCGCGGTCGCGACGCGCGCCTGA
- a CDS encoding family 43 glycosylhydrolase, translating to MVLPRFSPLKLVAGAAAAALAAGVLAVAPAVAAPADVGSPAVGALANAAPGTLGASADAAPSALAASAPADDVAAQTTVRPSLVLDRDFPDPDVSKFGNTYYAYATNQGKNLPWASAPDPDGPWTFQSSDALPTLGAWAKTGRTWAPDVSQRADGKYLLYYTAWHNSSGRQCIGAALADSPGGPFVPVGSDPLICPLEAGGAIDASSFVDSDGTRYLLWKNDGNAIGATTWIHVQRVAADGLTFQGGATQVLRNDRADEAGIIEAPVVTKVGSKYVLFYSAGPYSTNQYGTNYAVADSITGPYTKAFRFLMTTDSLDGAVGGPGGADVLRDAGGDKLIFHGHRDAGGRGMYVADLGWANGNPVVRGSRVRYEAERGTLTSCSVRENAAGASDGKVAAYIDHADSSVSIGSIYVPTSGSYTLHVGYANGSVETASHTVTVNGTSAGSVSYPITGWDTWRQASKDITLQAGWNTIRLGKGTAFAELDYIEVA from the coding sequence GTGGTACTTCCTCGCTTCAGCCCGCTCAAGCTTGTCGCCGGCGCGGCGGCCGCCGCACTTGCCGCAGGTGTCCTTGCCGTCGCCCCTGCTGTCGCGGCACCGGCCGACGTCGGCAGCCCCGCCGTCGGCGCCCTCGCCAACGCCGCACCCGGCACCCTCGGCGCCAGCGCCGACGCCGCGCCCAGCGCCCTCGCCGCCAGCGCACCCGCGGACGACGTCGCCGCCCAGACCACAGTGCGCCCGAGCCTCGTGCTCGACCGGGACTTCCCCGACCCTGACGTGTCCAAGTTCGGGAACACCTACTACGCCTACGCCACCAACCAGGGCAAGAACCTGCCCTGGGCCAGCGCGCCCGACCCGGACGGCCCCTGGACCTTCCAGTCGTCGGACGCCCTGCCGACCCTCGGCGCGTGGGCCAAGACGGGACGCACCTGGGCGCCCGACGTCTCCCAGCGCGCCGACGGCAAGTACCTGCTCTACTACACGGCCTGGCACAACTCCTCGGGCCGGCAGTGCATCGGCGCGGCGCTGGCCGACTCCCCCGGCGGCCCGTTCGTCCCCGTCGGCAGCGATCCGCTGATCTGCCCGCTGGAGGCGGGCGGCGCGATCGACGCGTCGAGCTTCGTCGACAGCGACGGCACCCGGTACCTGCTCTGGAAGAACGACGGCAACGCCATCGGCGCCACCACCTGGATCCACGTGCAGCGCGTCGCCGCGGACGGCCTCACCTTCCAGGGCGGCGCCACCCAGGTGCTGCGCAACGACCGGGCCGACGAGGCCGGCATCATCGAGGCGCCCGTCGTGACCAAGGTGGGCAGCAAGTACGTGCTGTTCTACTCGGCCGGCCCGTACAGCACCAACCAGTACGGCACCAACTACGCCGTCGCCGACTCGATCACCGGGCCGTACACCAAGGCGTTCCGGTTCCTCATGACCACCGACTCGCTCGACGGCGCCGTCGGCGGCCCCGGCGGTGCCGACGTATTGCGCGACGCCGGGGGCGACAAGCTGATCTTCCACGGGCACCGGGACGCGGGCGGCCGTGGCATGTACGTCGCCGACCTCGGCTGGGCGAACGGCAACCCCGTGGTGCGCGGCAGCCGGGTGCGCTACGAGGCCGAGCGCGGCACGCTGACCAGCTGCTCGGTCCGGGAGAACGCGGCCGGGGCGTCGGACGGCAAGGTCGCCGCGTACATCGACCACGCCGACAGCTCGGTCAGCATCGGGTCGATCTACGTGCCGACGTCGGGCAGCTACACGCTCCACGTGGGCTACGCCAACGGTTCGGTGGAGACGGCGTCGCACACGGTGACCGTCAACGGGACGTCCGCCGGGTCGGTCAGCTACCCGATCACCGGCTGGGACACCTGGCGGCAGGCGAGCAAGGACATCACCCTGCAGGCCGGCTGGAACACGATCCGGCTGGGCAAGGGGACGGCGTTCGCGGAGCTGGACTACATCGAGGTCGCGTAG
- a CDS encoding quinone oxidoreductase family protein, with translation MHAVVAREAGGPEVLQYTELPDPTPGPGQLLVRVAAAGVNFIDTYKRAGVYPMQYPHVVGAEGAGTVEALGDGVTGFAVGDRVAWHDGPGSYAELVAVNAAGVVHVPADLDLTTAAALPLQGITAHYLVRSTFEVQPGHDVLLHAGAGGVGLLATQLAVARGGRVITTVSTPEKAALSSAAGAAHTIDYARMSDITAELPALVRELTDGQGVHVVYDGVGRSTFEASLASLRPRGMLVLFGGASGQVPPFDPQRLNRAGSLFLTRPTIAHYTLTRGEIEWRTSEVLSSAASGDLDVRIGATYPLADAGEAHQALEGRATTGKVLLVP, from the coding sequence ATGCACGCAGTCGTAGCCCGTGAGGCGGGCGGCCCCGAGGTCCTGCAGTACACCGAGCTCCCCGACCCGACGCCCGGACCGGGGCAGCTCCTGGTCCGCGTCGCCGCGGCGGGCGTGAACTTCATCGACACCTACAAGCGCGCCGGCGTGTACCCGATGCAGTACCCGCACGTCGTCGGCGCCGAGGGCGCGGGCACCGTCGAGGCGCTGGGCGACGGCGTCACCGGCTTCGCCGTCGGCGACCGCGTGGCCTGGCACGACGGGCCCGGCTCGTACGCGGAGCTCGTCGCGGTGAACGCGGCCGGCGTCGTGCACGTGCCCGCGGACCTGGACCTGACCACGGCCGCCGCGCTGCCGCTGCAGGGCATCACGGCGCACTACCTGGTGCGGTCCACGTTCGAGGTGCAGCCCGGGCACGACGTGCTGCTGCACGCGGGCGCGGGCGGCGTCGGCCTGCTGGCCACGCAGCTCGCCGTGGCGCGCGGCGGCCGGGTGATCACCACGGTCTCGACTCCGGAGAAGGCGGCGCTCTCGTCCGCCGCCGGCGCGGCGCACACCATCGACTACGCCAGGATGTCCGACATCACCGCCGAGCTACCCGCGCTGGTGCGCGAGCTCACCGACGGCCAGGGCGTGCACGTCGTGTACGACGGCGTGGGCCGCAGCACCTTCGAGGCCTCGCTGGCGTCGCTGCGCCCGCGCGGCATGCTCGTGCTGTTCGGCGGCGCGTCGGGCCAGGTGCCGCCGTTCGACCCGCAGCGGCTCAACAGGGCCGGCTCCTTGTTCCTGACCCGGCCGACCATCGCGCACTACACGCTCACGCGCGGCGAGATCGAGTGGCGTACGTCGGAGGTGCTCTCGTCGGCGGCGTCGGGCGACCTGGACGTGCGCATCGGGGCGACGTACCCGCTGGCCGACGCCGGCGAGGCGCACCAGGCCCTGGAGGGCCGGGCGACTACTGGCAAGGTGCTGCTGGTGCCGTGA
- the argC gene encoding N-acetyl-gamma-glutamyl-phosphate reductase, which translates to MSSSQLIRVAVAGASGYAGGEALRLLAAHPFVEIGTLTAHSSAGSSLGEVQPHLRGLAHRILEPTTPDTLGGHDVVLLGLPHGASGQVAAQLPDDVLVIDLGADHRLESASDWEQFYGSTHAGTWPYGMPELIHAPTPGEAATDLATAARQRDKLPGARRIAVPGCNVTAVTLGLQPGVAAGVVEATDIVAVLANGYSGAGKALKPHLLASEALGSAQPYGVGGTHRHIPEIQQNLRAAGAPEVTISFTPTLVPMARGILATATAPLAKGADPEQVRAAWEAAYADEPFVHLLPEGQWPSTAMTLGANTALVQVAVDAAARRVVTVTAIDNLVKGTAGAAVQSMNLALGLRETAGLITEGVAP; encoded by the coding sequence ATGTCCAGCAGCCAGCTCATCCGAGTCGCCGTCGCGGGCGCTTCCGGCTACGCGGGCGGGGAGGCCCTGCGCCTCCTGGCGGCCCACCCCTTCGTCGAGATCGGCACCCTGACCGCGCACTCCAGCGCCGGGTCCAGCCTCGGCGAGGTCCAGCCGCACCTGCGCGGCCTCGCGCACCGCATCCTGGAGCCCACCACGCCCGACACGCTGGGCGGGCACGACGTCGTGCTGCTCGGCCTGCCGCACGGCGCGTCCGGCCAGGTCGCGGCGCAGCTCCCCGACGACGTGCTGGTCATCGACCTGGGCGCCGACCACCGGCTGGAGTCGGCGAGCGACTGGGAGCAGTTCTACGGCTCGACCCACGCGGGGACCTGGCCGTACGGCATGCCCGAGCTGATCCACGCGCCCACGCCCGGCGAGGCCGCGACCGACCTCGCGACCGCCGCCCGCCAGCGCGACAAGCTGCCCGGCGCGCGCCGCATCGCGGTGCCCGGCTGCAACGTCACCGCGGTGACCCTGGGCCTGCAGCCCGGCGTCGCGGCGGGCGTCGTCGAGGCGACCGACATCGTCGCGGTGCTGGCCAACGGCTACTCGGGCGCGGGCAAGGCGCTCAAGCCGCACCTGCTGGCGAGCGAGGCGCTCGGCTCGGCGCAGCCGTACGGCGTGGGCGGCACGCACCGGCACATCCCGGAGATCCAGCAGAACCTGCGGGCCGCCGGTGCGCCGGAGGTGACCATCAGCTTCACGCCCACCCTGGTGCCGATGGCGCGCGGCATCCTCGCCACGGCCACCGCGCCGCTCGCGAAGGGCGCCGACCCGGAGCAGGTCCGTGCCGCGTGGGAGGCCGCGTACGCCGACGAGCCGTTCGTGCACCTGCTGCCCGAGGGCCAGTGGCCCAGCACGGCGATGACGCTCGGCGCCAACACGGCCCTCGTGCAGGTGGCCGTCGACGCCGCCGCCCGCCGCGTCGTCACGGTCACGGCCATCGACAACCTGGTCAAGGGCACCGCGGGTGCCGCCGTCCAGTCCATGAACCTCGCCCTCGGCCTGCGGGAGACCGCCGGCCTCATCACCGAAGGAGTCGCACCGTGA
- the argJ gene encoding bifunctional glutamate N-acetyltransferase/amino-acid acetyltransferase ArgJ, with amino-acid sequence MTVTAPQGFRAAGITAGLKASGNPDLALVVNDGPEFSAAAVFTSNRVVGAPVMWSRQAVKDGAARAVVLNSGGANVCTGPGGFQDAHATAEKVADELGIGAIDVLVASTGLIGVRLAADKLLAGVPVAVGALAADDAAGTAAATAIMTTDTVAKTAVRTVETPSGTFTVGGMAKGAGMLAPALATMLCVVTTDAVVPAADADAALRAATRVTFDRVDSDGAMSTSDTVVLMASGASGVTPDLAALTEAVTEICADLARQLIADAEGASHDIAITVTNATTEDAALAVARAVSRSNLVKAAVFGNDPNWGRILSQVGTVPEDVAPFDPAELDVSVNGVMVCQAGGAHEDPEKVDMAASRDVTFTIDLHAGDAEITLWTNDLTHDYVHENSAYSS; translated from the coding sequence GTGACGGTGACCGCCCCCCAGGGCTTCCGCGCCGCCGGGATCACGGCCGGCCTCAAGGCCTCCGGCAACCCGGACCTGGCCCTCGTCGTCAACGACGGCCCCGAGTTCTCCGCCGCCGCGGTGTTCACGAGCAACCGCGTGGTCGGCGCGCCGGTCATGTGGTCGCGCCAGGCCGTGAAGGACGGCGCCGCGCGCGCCGTCGTGCTCAACTCCGGCGGCGCCAACGTGTGCACCGGGCCGGGCGGGTTCCAGGACGCGCACGCCACCGCGGAGAAGGTCGCCGACGAGCTCGGCATCGGCGCCATCGACGTGCTGGTCGCCTCCACCGGTCTGATCGGCGTCCGCCTGGCCGCGGACAAGCTGCTCGCGGGCGTGCCCGTCGCCGTCGGCGCGCTCGCCGCCGACGACGCGGCCGGGACGGCCGCCGCCACCGCCATCATGACCACCGACACCGTCGCCAAGACGGCGGTCCGCACCGTCGAGACGCCGTCGGGCACCTTCACCGTGGGCGGCATGGCCAAGGGCGCGGGCATGCTCGCGCCCGCCCTGGCGACGATGCTGTGCGTGGTGACCACGGACGCCGTCGTCCCGGCCGCCGACGCCGACGCCGCCCTGCGCGCCGCCACGCGCGTCACCTTCGACCGCGTCGACTCCGACGGCGCCATGTCTACCTCGGACACCGTGGTGCTCATGGCCTCGGGCGCCTCCGGCGTCACGCCCGACCTGGCAGCACTCACCGAGGCTGTCACCGAGATCTGCGCCGACCTCGCGCGCCAGCTCATCGCCGACGCCGAGGGCGCGTCCCACGACATCGCCATCACCGTCACGAACGCGACCACCGAGGACGCCGCGCTCGCCGTCGCCCGGGCGGTCAGCCGGTCCAACCTGGTCAAGGCCGCCGTGTTCGGCAACGACCCCAACTGGGGCCGCATCCTGTCCCAGGTCGGCACCGTGCCCGAGGACGTCGCCCCGTTCGACCCCGCCGAGCTCGACGTCAGCGTCAACGGCGTCATGGTCTGCCAGGCCGGCGGCGCCCACGAGGACCCGGAGAAGGTGGACATGGCCGCGTCGCGCGACGTGACGTTCACGATCGACCTGCACGCCGGCGACGCCGAGATCACGCTGTGGACCAACGACCTCACGCACGACTACGTGCACGAGAACAGCGCGTACAGCTCGTGA
- the argB gene encoding acetylglutamate kinase, with the protein MSSDIVNGLRPDQKAEVLVEALPWLQEFSGALVVVKYGGNAMIDAELKAAFAQDMVFLRQVGLRPVVVHGGGPQINAMLDRLGIESEFKGGLRVTTPEAMEIVRMVLTGQVSRELVGLINAHGPVAVGLSGEDGGLLGAQRRHAIVDGVPVDVGLVGDVVQVDPRAVEDLLEAGRIPVVSTIAPDKDDPTQVLNVNADTAASALAVALGAKKLIVLTDVEGLYTNWPDKGSLVERITAPELAELLPSLQAGMVPKMEACLRAVEGGVGAATVIDGRQPHSALLEVFTTRGNGTMVVPGPLVEPVETQEGTNP; encoded by the coding sequence GTGAGCAGCGACATCGTGAACGGGCTGCGGCCCGACCAGAAGGCCGAGGTGCTCGTCGAGGCCCTGCCCTGGCTGCAGGAGTTCTCCGGCGCGCTCGTCGTGGTCAAGTACGGCGGCAACGCCATGATCGACGCCGAGCTCAAGGCCGCCTTCGCGCAGGACATGGTGTTCCTGCGCCAGGTCGGGCTGCGGCCCGTCGTCGTGCACGGCGGGGGACCGCAGATCAACGCCATGCTCGACCGCCTCGGCATCGAGTCCGAGTTCAAGGGCGGCCTGCGCGTCACCACGCCGGAGGCCATGGAGATCGTCCGCATGGTGCTGACCGGCCAGGTCAGCCGGGAGCTCGTCGGCCTGATCAACGCCCACGGCCCCGTCGCCGTCGGCCTGTCCGGGGAGGACGGCGGCCTCCTGGGCGCCCAGCGCCGCCACGCGATCGTCGACGGCGTGCCCGTCGACGTCGGCCTCGTGGGCGACGTCGTCCAGGTGGACCCGCGCGCCGTCGAGGACCTGCTGGAGGCCGGGCGCATCCCCGTCGTCTCCACCATCGCGCCCGACAAGGACGATCCCACCCAGGTGCTCAACGTCAACGCGGACACCGCCGCGTCGGCGCTCGCGGTGGCGCTGGGCGCGAAGAAGCTCATCGTCCTGACCGACGTCGAGGGCCTCTACACGAACTGGCCCGACAAGGGTTCGCTCGTCGAGCGGATCACGGCGCCCGAGCTGGCCGAGCTGCTGCCCAGCCTCCAGGCCGGGATGGTGCCCAAGATGGAGGCGTGCCTGCGCGCCGTCGAGGGCGGCGTCGGCGCCGCCACCGTCATCGACGGGCGGCAGCCGCACAGCGCGCTGCTGGAGGTCTTCACCACGCGGGGCAACGGCACGATGGTCGTGCCGGGCCCGCTGGTCGAGCCTGTCGAGACCCAGGAAGGAACGAACCCATGA